One Candidatus Methanoperedens sp. DNA window includes the following coding sequences:
- a CDS encoding type II toxin-antitoxin system RelE/ParE family toxin produces MKFQIIWSESAAKELKKLERTVANRIYKKVSQLGENPYHFDVIKMVGDPYFRLRVGDYRVIFDIQNDTLRILVLKVGHRKNVYKK; encoded by the coding sequence ATGAAATTTCAAATAATCTGGTCAGAATCAGCAGCAAAAGAACTTAAAAAATTGGAAAGAACAGTTGCAAATCGAATTTATAAAAAAGTTTCACAACTAGGTGAAAATCCCTACCATTTTGATGTGATAAAAATGGTTGGTGATCCATATTTTCGACTCCGAGTTGGCGATTATCGCGTCATTTTTGATATACAGAATGATACGCTTCGAATTCTTGTTCTCAAAGTGGGTCATCGAAAGAATGTATATAAGAAATAA
- a CDS encoding nitroreductase has product MDVKTAIRARRSIRAYDPREVEEEKLVRILESGRLSPSASNRQERRFIVVRDAGKRKALSEAARNQKFLAEAPVVIAACSVQKDYVMACGQLAYPIDTAIAVDHMTLSAVEEGLGTCWIGAFDEKKVKEILKIPDEIRVVTLLPLGYPSDIPHPTPRKNLDEVVMWETWRS; this is encoded by the coding sequence ATGGATGTGAAAACAGCAATCCGAGCAAGAAGAAGCATCCGGGCATATGATCCCCGTGAAGTGGAAGAGGAAAAATTGGTGAGAATACTTGAATCAGGAAGACTTTCACCTTCAGCTTCAAACCGCCAGGAGCGCAGGTTTATCGTAGTAAGAGATGCAGGGAAGCGAAAAGCGCTTTCAGAAGCTGCAAGAAACCAGAAATTCTTAGCAGAAGCACCTGTGGTTATTGCAGCCTGTTCTGTCCAAAAAGATTATGTAATGGCATGCGGCCAGCTTGCTTATCCCATTGACACTGCGATTGCCGTGGATCATATGACACTTTCGGCAGTTGAAGAAGGACTTGGCACATGCTGGATTGGTGCATTCGATGAAAAAAAGGTCAAAGAAATATTAAAAATTCCGGATGAGATCCGGGTAGTTACGCTTCTGCCTCTTGGATATCCCTCAGATATCCCGCACCCCACACCAAGAAAAAATCTCGATGAGGTTGTAATGTGGGAGACATGGAGGAGCTAA
- the ilvN gene encoding acetolactate synthase small subunit: protein MKHTLAILVENKPGVLTRVAGLFSRRGFNIESLAVGVTENKDISRITILVSGDDNVLEQVEKQLNKLIDVIRVSDIPAEESVNRELALIKVGVDTTTRAEVMQIVDIFRAKIVDVGIKSLVIEVTGDESKINAIEQLLRQFGIKEMVRTGKIAMNRGAKLVQSEKR, encoded by the coding sequence ATGAAACATACGCTTGCCATACTTGTGGAAAATAAACCAGGAGTTTTAACAAGAGTCGCTGGTTTATTCTCAAGAAGAGGTTTCAATATAGAAAGCCTTGCTGTTGGTGTTACGGAAAACAAGGATATTTCGCGTATTACAATTCTTGTAAGCGGAGATGACAATGTACTTGAACAGGTTGAAAAACAGCTGAATAAGCTTATTGATGTTATCAGGGTAAGTGACATCCCGGCAGAAGAATCTGTAAACAGGGAACTTGCACTCATTAAGGTCGGTGTAGATACAACAACCCGCGCTGAAGTAATGCAGATCGTAGATATCTTCAGGGCCAAAATTGTTGACGTGGGAATAAAATCGCTTGTTATTGAAGTAACAGGGGATGAGAGCAAAATCAATGCCATAGAGCAATTGCTTCGACAGTTCGGGATAAAAGAAATGGTCAGGACAGGTAAGATCGCGATGAACCGCGGGGCAAAACTTGTCCAGAGTGAGAAACGGTAA
- a CDS encoding 2-isopropylmalate synthase, with translation MLDTTLRDGEQTPGVSLTTENKLLIARKIDSLGVDILEAGSAITSEGERASIKEIAKAGLNAEICSYCRIKKEDIDAAISCDVDSIHLVVPVSDLHIQQKLKKDRDSVRELAAQMTEYAKSHGLIVELSGEDASRADLEYLKSVYNAGIDAGADRLCFCDTVGILLPEKTYDIFTDLSRLHAPVSIHCHNDFGMATANTVSALRAGANEAHVTINGIGERAGNTSLEEVVMVLYSLYKHKTAIDIKGLYTTSRMVSRLSGVPVAPNKSIVGGNAFTHEAGIHVHGLLANTATYEPITPELVGRERNIVLGKHAGRSSVVLALKELGLEASEKQIDDIVIRMKELGDKGKRVTDADLQTIAETVLGIYQEANIKLEELTVVAGNTVMPTASVRLKVNGNHVVEAGVGTGPVDAAINALKKALSGVADIHLDEYHVDAITGGTDALVEVWIKLSKGGKTITARGARTDIIMASVEAVLEGINRLIQQEKK, from the coding sequence ATTCTAGATACCACCCTCAGGGATGGAGAACAGACACCCGGAGTTTCACTCACAACAGAGAACAAGCTGTTGATCGCAAGGAAGATAGACAGTCTTGGCGTTGATATCCTGGAAGCAGGTTCTGCTATCACTTCCGAGGGTGAGCGTGCCTCGATAAAAGAAATAGCAAAAGCAGGATTAAATGCCGAGATATGCAGCTACTGCCGTATTAAGAAAGAAGATATTGATGCAGCCATTAGCTGTGATGTTGACTCAATCCACCTTGTTGTTCCTGTATCTGATCTCCATATCCAGCAGAAATTGAAAAAAGACAGGGATTCTGTCCGTGAACTGGCTGCACAAATGACAGAGTACGCAAAATCTCATGGATTAATTGTAGAATTAAGCGGGGAAGATGCATCAAGGGCAGACCTTGAATATCTTAAATCAGTTTATAATGCAGGGATCGATGCAGGAGCTGACAGGCTGTGTTTCTGCGATACTGTGGGCATCCTTCTTCCTGAAAAAACCTACGATATATTCACTGACCTGTCCCGGCTTCATGCTCCTGTAAGCATTCACTGCCACAATGATTTCGGGATGGCTACAGCCAATACTGTTAGCGCTCTCCGCGCAGGCGCAAATGAGGCACATGTTACAATAAATGGCATCGGGGAACGCGCCGGGAACACCTCGCTTGAAGAAGTGGTAATGGTTCTTTATTCACTGTATAAACACAAAACAGCGATCGATATAAAAGGTCTATACACCACTTCACGCATGGTGAGCAGGTTAAGCGGCGTCCCTGTTGCCCCCAATAAGTCAATAGTAGGTGGGAATGCATTCACCCATGAAGCAGGCATCCATGTCCACGGACTCCTGGCAAATACCGCCACATACGAACCAATAACACCTGAGCTTGTGGGGCGTGAGCGAAATATCGTACTCGGAAAACACGCAGGAAGAAGTTCAGTAGTTCTTGCATTAAAGGAGCTGGGGCTTGAAGCAAGCGAAAAACAGATCGATGATATCGTTATCCGGATGAAAGAACTTGGAGATAAAGGAAAACGGGTCACGGATGCAGATCTCCAGACAATAGCAGAGACAGTCCTTGGAATATACCAGGAAGCAAATATCAAGCTTGAAGAACTTACGGTCGTGGCCGGAAATACTGTGATGCCTACTGCTTCTGTCAGGTTGAAAGTAAACGGGAATCATGTCGTTGAAGCAGGCGTGGGAACAGGACCTGTGGATGCCGCAATAAACGCATTAAAAAAAGCCCTTTCAGGGGTAGCGGATATCCATCTTGATGAATACCATGTTGATGCCATCACAGGCGGAACCGATGCCCTGGTTGAAGTCTGGATAAAACTCAGCAAAGGCGGAAAAACAATAACCGCAAGAGGAGCAAGGACAGACATCATAATGGCATCAGTTGAGGCAGTTCTTGAAGGCATAAACAGACTAATACAACAGGAAAAAAAATAG
- a CDS encoding M42 family metallopeptidase, with product MFDRKALLERLSNAHGVSGYEGNIRQIIEEEVKPYVDQISTDKMGNLIATKKGKKPVVMLAAHMDEIGLMVKYVDDKGFARFTKTGGWFDQTLLNQRMIMHTENGPVYGVLGSKPPHVIKEEERNKVIKADDMFIDIGATSKEDADKIGVKTGTPVTSDIDFKSLGNDFVTGKAFDNRAGCVMLIEALSMMKDVKATVHAVFTVQEEVGLKGARTSAFRLSPDVALATDVTITGDHPGIDKKDSSIEMGKGPSVTVSDADGRGIIVPESVLAWLKEAAGANNIPYQLEVGSGGTTDATAIHLTKEGIPTGVISMPTRYIHTPVSVLNMTDLEKSAELIARAVEIVDKFF from the coding sequence ATGTTTGACAGAAAAGCGCTTTTAGAGAGATTATCGAATGCACATGGTGTTTCGGGATACGAAGGAAATATAAGGCAAATAATTGAAGAAGAAGTAAAGCCCTATGTTGATCAAATTTCAACTGATAAGATGGGTAACCTCATTGCTACAAAAAAAGGAAAAAAACCTGTTGTCATGCTTGCCGCCCACATGGACGAGATCGGGCTAATGGTAAAATACGTTGACGATAAAGGCTTTGCCCGGTTCACAAAAACCGGGGGATGGTTCGACCAGACCCTTCTTAACCAGAGAATGATCATGCATACGGAGAACGGCCCTGTTTATGGCGTTCTTGGCTCCAAACCCCCTCATGTAATAAAAGAAGAGGAAAGGAATAAAGTAATAAAAGCCGATGATATGTTTATTGATATCGGGGCAACAAGCAAGGAAGATGCAGATAAAATAGGTGTAAAAACTGGAACTCCTGTCACTTCTGATATTGATTTCAAATCCCTGGGGAATGACTTTGTCACAGGGAAGGCGTTTGATAACAGGGCAGGCTGCGTGATGCTGATCGAGGCGCTTAGCATGATGAAAGACGTCAAAGCAACGGTCCATGCAGTGTTTACCGTCCAGGAAGAAGTAGGATTAAAAGGAGCAAGGACATCTGCTTTCAGATTGAGTCCTGATGTGGCTCTTGCTACTGATGTAACCATAACAGGAGACCATCCGGGAATTGATAAAAAAGATTCTTCTATCGAGATGGGAAAAGGCCCGTCTGTAACTGTAAGTGATGCTGACGGACGCGGGATAATCGTTCCTGAATCGGTGTTAGCGTGGCTAAAAGAGGCAGCCGGGGCAAACAATATCCCGTACCAGCTTGAAGTGGGAAGCGGCGGCACTACTGATGCAACAGCGATACACCTTACAAAGGAAGGAATACCCACAGGCGTTATCAGTATGCCGACACGTTATATCCATACTCCGGTATCGGTACTGAACATGACAGACCTTGAAAAGAGCGCGGAATTGATCGCAAGGGCGGTTGAAATCGTGGATAAGTTTTTCTGA
- a CDS encoding acetolactate synthase large subunit, whose translation MTKQKMSGARAVIESLHCENVEVIFGYPGGQVLPLYDELYDADVRHILVRHEQAAAHAADGYARATGKAGVCLATSGPGATNLVTGIATAYMDSVPMIAITGQVPRPLIGYDAFQEANITGITLPITKHNYLVQDAKDIPRIFKEAFYIAQTGRPGPVLIDIPKDTQIEVIDFEYPQEVRLRGYKPTYAGNEQQIKKAASLIAKSEKPIFYVGGGIIFSKASEELRTLAETILAPVTTTLMGMSAFPSAHPLSVGMLGMHGTRYANYAVQESDLIIAVGVRFDDRVTGKISAFAPNAKIIHIDIDPAEISKNVRVDIPIVGDARNVLRSLIKYVKIEQAKTDGWIKKIGAWKKEYPLTYKKDKLLRPQYVVEQISEICPDAIIVTEVGQNQMWAAQFFNYKTPGTFISSGGLGTMGYGFPAAIGAKVGKPDSTVIDISGDGSFQMNSQELATVVQEDIPVIVAILNNGFLGMVRQWQELFFDRRYSSTCLENSVDFVKLAEAYGALGLRATRKSEVKDVIQEAVASKRPTVIDFVVEREENVSPMVPAGAAINEILDLE comes from the coding sequence ATGACAAAACAGAAAATGTCTGGTGCACGTGCAGTAATTGAATCGCTCCACTGCGAAAATGTCGAAGTTATCTTTGGATATCCGGGAGGACAGGTTCTTCCGCTTTACGATGAGTTATACGATGCAGATGTAAGGCATATTCTTGTAAGACATGAGCAGGCTGCAGCCCATGCTGCGGATGGTTATGCAAGAGCTACCGGTAAAGCGGGTGTATGTCTTGCCACCTCAGGACCGGGGGCTACAAATCTTGTAACAGGCATTGCAACCGCATATATGGATTCTGTTCCCATGATAGCAATTACAGGCCAGGTGCCCAGGCCGCTTATAGGTTATGACGCATTCCAGGAAGCAAACATCACAGGCATAACTCTTCCGATCACAAAACACAATTATTTGGTCCAGGATGCAAAAGACATACCCAGGATTTTCAAGGAAGCGTTCTATATTGCCCAGACAGGCCGCCCCGGACCTGTACTGATCGATATACCCAAGGATACTCAAATAGAGGTAATAGACTTTGAATATCCGCAGGAAGTAAGATTGCGCGGGTATAAACCAACATATGCAGGAAATGAACAGCAGATAAAAAAGGCTGCGTCTTTAATCGCAAAATCTGAAAAGCCTATATTCTATGTAGGTGGAGGTATTATTTTCTCAAAGGCATCCGAGGAATTGAGAACCCTTGCTGAAACCATACTTGCTCCTGTTACCACGACCCTTATGGGAATGAGCGCTTTTCCCTCAGCTCATCCGTTGTCTGTTGGTATGCTGGGGATGCATGGTACAAGGTATGCAAATTATGCTGTCCAGGAATCTGACCTGATAATCGCAGTTGGAGTACGCTTTGATGACAGGGTTACAGGTAAGATATCTGCATTTGCACCAAATGCAAAGATAATCCATATCGACATCGACCCGGCTGAGATAAGTAAAAATGTTCGCGTAGATATCCCTATAGTCGGGGATGCCAGGAATGTTCTCAGGAGCCTTATTAAATATGTAAAGATTGAACAGGCAAAGACGGATGGATGGATAAAAAAGATAGGAGCGTGGAAAAAAGAATATCCCCTAACCTATAAGAAGGATAAATTGCTTCGGCCCCAGTATGTGGTCGAGCAGATAAGCGAGATATGCCCTGATGCTATAATTGTTACTGAAGTCGGACAAAACCAGATGTGGGCAGCACAATTCTTCAATTATAAGACTCCCGGGACATTCATATCGAGCGGAGGCCTTGGCACTATGGGTTACGGCTTCCCTGCGGCCATAGGCGCAAAGGTTGGAAAACCCGATTCTACGGTTATTGATATCTCGGGTGATGGATCTTTCCAGATGAACTCGCAGGAGCTTGCAACAGTCGTCCAGGAGGACATTCCTGTTATAGTTGCGATATTGAACAATGGATTCCTTGGAATGGTCAGGCAATGGCAGGAATTGTTCTTTGACAGGCGGTATTCATCAACATGCCTTGAAAACAGCGTGGATTTCGTGAAACTTGCAGAGGCTTATGGGGCTCTTGGATTGCGTGCAACCAGGAAGAGTGAAGTGAAGGATGTTATTCAAGAAGCTGTTGCATCTAAGAGGCCAACAGTTATTGACTTTGTAGTTGAGCGGGAAGAAAATGTATCCCCGATGGTTCCAGCCGGAGCAGCCATCAATGAGATACTGGACCTGGAGTGA